From Hymenobacter sediminicola:
TCCTGATCGGGGTTAAGCTGAAATTCCTGCATCACCAAAATGGTGTAGTAAATCAGGTCTTCCGGCGAACTGAAGGCGAAAACGTTGCAGAACTCTGGCCGTTTGTCGCGGATGACAACGATAGTCACTTCCAGGTGCCCGATGCTCAGGTAGAGCCGGCGTGGGGCCGCTGCGTCGCTCTGGTGCATGAGGCCTTCAAGCAGGGCACTGGTCTGGTGCAGCAGTGTACCGGTAGGATACGTAGCACGAAACCAATCGTTCAGGGATTTTTCGGCCGCGAAGATGCTGACCATTTCCTGGCCCGGATGCGCATAGGCATGCACCGTTTCATACTGGGCATCGACGGGATGGTGCAGGCGCAGATAAGCAGCCTCGTCGCCGGCCCGGAAAAGCGGAGCGGGCAGCAGCGTAAAGTGTCGGTTCTGTACAGCCAGCCGCACGTGGTTCCAGCCAGACTGGCCTAGCAGGTCGTGGTGGGAGGCCAAGGCCTGTAGCTGTCCACCGAAAGAGGTAGCAGTCTGCGACGCGTATTCTTCCAGTACCACAAACTTGTTGCGGCGCGTATCCGCAATGCCCACCCGCAGTCCGGCCGGCCCGGCCGTAAGGTAGAGGTTGTAGGCAGCCAGGTTTTCGGGAGTCAGCGTTTCATCGCGCAGGCGGTGCAGTACCGTAGGAGCAGGCAAGGAAGACAACGCGGGCACAGCAGTAGAAACGGGATAGACAGAAGACACGAGCAGAAACTAGAGCGCAGAGCAGTAAGGGGTGGGCGGCAAAGGTACGAAAGTAGCTATGGTGCAGCCACCGCGCTTGGACAGCCGTTACTGCTGAAACCGTATTTGCGGAATAAAGACATCGTCGGTGCTGATAATCTGACGAAGAACCGGATGCACCTGAAGTGCCGGCAGCACAACCAGTTGCCGAGGCGAAACATAGGCCAATTCCAAGAGCAACTGCTCGTCAGCGGAATGCTCGGGGTCGGAGCCCAGCCGGGGCACAGCCGTGGGGTCAAGGGCAGTTACTTCAAAAAACAGCTCCAGCGCCTGCAGGCCGTTGCTTTGGTGCTCGTGCAGGTGCAGGAACCGACCTACAGTTACCTCAAGGCCCGTTTCCTCCCGAAACTCACGCCGCAAGCACTCCTGAATTGTTTCGCCAAACTGCCACCCGCCACCCGGCGGCGACCAAAAGGGCTTGGAATCAGGCAGCAGCCCCCGATGCGCAGTCAGTAGCAGCGTGTCATTGTGCACCAACAGGCCGCACACGCGCAGCCGTACCTGGCCGGTGTAGGCCTGTGGCATTTCACGGGTGGGAAGAGAGTCGGAAGCCATACAAGCAGAAAAAGTGAACCTTAGTGTCAGCCCTTTGCCAGAGCCGAAGCAGACCCACGACGTTGGGCCCGCCGCTGCCGCCAGCGCCGCAGCCGGGTGGCAATATACACTACCAGGCCCAGCATAAGCGCGGCAGTCAGCACGGGCAGGAGCAGCGCCAGCGCCGAGCCTAGAATGGCCAGCGTGTTTTCGGCGGTGGCCAGTACCGGGTTGCCGAGGCCGCCGGTTGCAGCTGTAGAGCCCGCCCGGAGCAGTGCTGTGCCGGTCTGTACCATGCCGGCTGTGCCGCCGCCTACCAGCACGCCCAGCCCCCAGCGCACTACTGGGTCAAGGTCAGGCAGAGCGGCTGTCATGAGCACAGTGCCGGCAATAAACGAGGCGGGTGTGGTGATGGTATCCAGCACGTTATCAACCACCGGAAAGTAATAGCCCAGGATTTCGGCTACCGTGGCTGTGCCCAGCGCGCCCACTGCTGCCCACGAGCCCAGCCACGCAAATCCGGCTGAAGGGTCCAGCAAACCAGTACGATACGCCAGACTAGCGGCCAGCAGCGGCACAAACACCCGAAACCCACTGCACGCGGCCAGCGCTAAGCCCAGCGCACCGCTCAAAACGTATTCCTGTGGTAGCATAGCTGACTGAAAGCGGAGGTAGAAGAACAGAAGTGCCTGGAGAGCGGAGAACGAGCCCGTACTACCAGCTTAAAATAGCGAGAATGCCATAATAAGCAACACATATTACCGAAACGCGCTGACACAAACCCGAAATCGGCTGGGCTATCTTTGCCCCAATGAATTCTTCTGCACTTTCTGCCGCCCCCGCCGCTACTCCCGACGACTCGCTCGAAACCCGTATCCGCCGCAAGCTCACGCGCCAGCACTTTATGCACCTCATCGGGGCCGACCTGACCCGCATCGAGCCGGGCCGCATCGAAGCGGAAGTCACGCTCCAGCAGCAGCACCAGCAGCACAGTGGTTTCGCCCACGGCGGCCTCGTCGCCACCATGGCCGACCTGGTAGCTGGTTTCGCAGCCCTCACGCTCGTGCCCGATGGTACCGACGTGGTAACGGTGGAGCTGAAAACCAGCTACCTGCACCCCGGCGTGGGGCAGAAGCTGCGCGCCGTGGGGTGGGTGCTGAAAGCTGGCCGCCGCCTGCATTTCTGCGAGTCGGAGGTGTGGTGCGATGATAAGCTGATAGCCAAAGCTTCGGCGACGATGGCCGTGGTGGAGCCGCAGGGGTAGGCAGGCAAACGGTTGTGGGAGGCCCAGTGAAATACAAGTTCGTAAAGCCGCTAGAGCTTTACCTCACAGATAAAGCTGCTTGGCAAATAGTTCTGTTTTCACCCCAACAACCGGCGTGCCAGGGACCTGAAACGGGCGTAGCTTTGTTACCCGAATACACTTGCTATGCTCTCCCTCCGTACCCCTTCCGTCCGCGACTATTTCCCCTACGAACCCACTCAGGACCAGGCCACGCTGTTTCAGAAGCTGGATGTTTTTCTGAAGGACGACTTGCCGGGACGCAAGGCGTTTGTGCTGCGCGGCTACGCGGGCACTGGCAAAACCACCGTAGTCAGTGCGCTAGTGCAGTGGCTGCATAAGCTGGGCCGCAAATACGTGCTGATGGCTCCAACGGGCCGCGCCGCCAAGGTGATGAGCGGCTACGCGGGCGTGCCGGCCAGCACCATTCACAAGAAAATCTACCGCCAGACCAGCGGCTCTCCTAGCCAGAATCTGTCGTTTCAGCGCCAACCTAACCGCGCCCAGGACACGCTGTTCATTGTGGATGAGGCGTCCATGATTTCCGACGAGAAGTCGTTTGGCGAAACCGGCCTGCTCGACGACCTGCTCAACTATGTGTTCGAGAAGCCCTCGAATCGGCTGCTGCTCATCGGCGACACGGCCCAGCTGCCGCCCGTGGGCCAACTACTCAGTCCCGCCCTCGACCCGGAATTATTGCGCCACCGGTTCCGCGCTACTGTGGATGGAGTGGAGCTGCGCCAGGTGATGCGCCAGGCCGAGCAGTCTGGCATTCTGATGAACGCCACCGTGCTGCGCGAAGAACTGCGCGAGGAAAAACCCAATATCCTGTTTCATACCCGCGGCTACCCCGACCTGTTTCAGATGGGCGGCGACAAGCTGGAAGATGGTCTGCGCTGGGCCTACAAGAACTTCGGGCACGAAAACACCACCATCATCTGCCGCTCCAACAAAAACGCCAACCAGTACAACCAGATGATCCGGCGGGTGCTGTTCGAGGCCGAGGACGAAATTGAGAGTGGCGACTACCTGATGGTGGTACGCAACAACTATTTCTGGCTGCCCAAAGATTCGGAAATGGGCTTTCTGGCCAACGGCGACTTTGTGCAGGTGGTGAAAATCATCCGCCTCACCGAGGAATTCGGCTTTCGCTTCGCCGATGCCCGCGTGCGGCTCGTGGACTACCCCGACGAGCCGGATATGGAAATCAAGCTGCTACTCGACACGCTGCACACCGAAAGCCCCGCCCTGCCCGCTGACCGTAGCAAGGAACTCTATGAGGCCGTAGGCAAGGACTATGACCACCTCACCACCAAGAAAGACAAGACGGCTGCACTCCGCAAAGACCCATTCTTGAATGCGCTGCAGGTAAAGTTTGCCTATGCCCTCACATGCCACAAGGCGCAGGGCGGCCAGTGGCAGGCTGTGTTCGTCGACCACGGCTTTTTAAAGGAGGATATGGTGAATTCCGAGTTTGCTCGCTGGCTCTACACAGCTGTGACACGCGCCTCAGAAAAATTATTCTTGCTTAATTTCAATCCTAAGCTGCTGGCAGAAAACCCAGAATGAGTAGTTTAGCGAACAAAATCAGGTAGTTGGGCTGTTTGTCTTCATGTCAGCTTCACCTAGTTCGGTGAAAACTGGCACTCAACTTGCGCCACCCGGCAAAACGAGTATTTTTGTTTTCTCCAACACCATTCACACAGTACCCTCATGAAAAAAGCACTTGTACTGGCTCTGTCGCTGACTTGCGCTGGCTTTGCCGCTCAGGCTCAAACGGCTGCCGTAAAGCCTGCCAACGCGCAGACGAAAGTGGCCGGCCCGCAAATTCAGTTTGATGAAATGAAGTACGACTTCGGCACCGCCAAACAAGGTGATGTGGTGAAGCACGTGTTCAAGTTCAAAAACATTGGCACCCAGCCGCTGGTAATCTCTAATATCGGTGTTAGCTGCGGCTGCACCACCCCAGAGTGGACCAAGGACCCCATCATGCCCGGCAAAACCGGTAGCATCACGGCTAACTTCAACACGGCCGGCAAAATGGGCATCCAGAACAAAGTATTGACCGTGGAGTCGAACTCGGCCGGCGGCAATGCGATGGTATCGGTAGTAGGCGAAGTAAAAGAAGGCAACGCCACGCCTACCATGACGGTAGAGAAAGTAGAATCGACAGTAGGTGCCGACAAGGTGAAAGTGAAAGCTGACGACACTAAACTGAAAGCTAAAGCCAAGAAGTCGTAAGACAATCCGGCTTCTGAAAGCGAAAAGGCGACCCGTAGCATGCGGGTCGCCTTTTTCATGTTCGTTGCAGCGAAAAGCTAGAGCTGCCGGGCAGCCAGCAGCACGCTGATCCAACCGGCAATCAACAGAAGCCCACCGATAGGAGCTACAGCGCCCAGCTTGGTGATGCCCGTGAAGCAGAGTGTGTAGAGCGAGCCGCTGAACAACAGCACCCCGCCCAGCCATAGCCAAGCCGTGGTGCTGAGCAGGCGCAGCTCCGGCCGAACCTGTAGCAGTATTCCCACCGCCAGCAGTGCCAGAGCGTGGTAAAACTGGTAGCGTACAGCGGTTTCGAAGGTGTCGAAGCGGCCGGAAGCTTCCAGCATAGGCCGCAGCCCGTGCGCACCAAACGCGCCGATAGCCACGCCCAGGGCACCCAGCAGGGCCGCCAGTTGCAGAATGATTTTTGCAGTCATGGAATTGATTGGAGTTAAATCGGCTGGTTCGTTCCGGACTATTAAGAGGCCGATTGGTAGTTCCGGGCCCCAAAAATAGCACTGCCCACCCGGATAAGCGTGCTGCCTTCCTCAATAGCAAGCCGGTAGTCAGAACTCATGCCCATACTGATTTCGCAGAAGTCGGCAGCGTCAGAGAAGTACCGGGCTTTCAGGTGCTCGAAATGCCCGCGCAACTCACGAAATTCCTGGCGCAGTCGGGCTTCATCGGTGGTATTGGTGGCAATGCCCATTACGCCGGTAAGGCGCACGTGGCGTAAGTCCCGGAAAGCGCCGGACTGCAGTATTTCCTCCGCTTCGGGCAGCGAGAGGCCGGTCTTGGTTTCCTCGGCGGCAATATGGAACTGTAGCAGCCCCTTGATGATGCGGTTGTGCTTGGCAGCTTGCTTTTCTATTTCCAGCAGCAGCTTTAAGCTGTCCACACTCTGAATCGTGTGCACAAATGGTGCAATGTATTTCACTTTGTTGGTCTGCAGGTGCCCGATGAGGTGCCACTCAATATCTGCGGGTAGCTCCGGCTGCTTGGCCGCCATTTCCTGCACCTTGTTTTCGCCAAACAGCCGCGCACCGGCATCATAGGCTTCCTGCAGCTTCTCTACCGGATGCGTTTTCGTGACGGTAACGAGTCGGCAATTGGTGCCCTCAAGCTGCTGCTGAAAAAAACGAAGATTGTCAGAAATGGACATTGCGAAAGGAGAGAGAAGCGGATGATTTACCGTTGATGATTCAAGTGTTGGCGACTGATTTTAGCGGTTATTACCTGCCCATATTCCAGTGTTTACACAACTGGCAGAGGCAATCAACTACTACCGAATAAAAATCGACAGCTCAATCTTCCAAGGCATTGGTAAGGAACGTGTTCTTGAGGGCCAGCCACAGCAGCCACAGGCCCACGCTCCAGAACAGGTAAATGCGGTAATAGTCCTTGGTGTTGCGGAAGCGGGTCTGCTTGATTTCGGATTTCTCGTAGCGGTTGATGCGCTGGAAA
This genomic window contains:
- a CDS encoding DUF3822 family protein, with the translated sequence MSSVYPVSTAVPALSSLPAPTVLHRLRDETLTPENLAAYNLYLTAGPAGLRVGIADTRRNKFVVLEEYASQTATSFGGQLQALASHHDLLGQSGWNHVRLAVQNRHFTLLPAPLFRAGDEAAYLRLHHPVDAQYETVHAYAHPGQEMVSIFAAEKSLNDWFRATYPTGTLLHQTSALLEGLMHQSDAAAPRRLYLSIGHLEVTIVVIRDKRPEFCNVFAFSSPEDLIYYTILVMQEFQLNPDQDPIIVWGDLMHDSELFTILRKYIRHIKFGNRPFDLGYSYRLNELFEYRFFELYSLHLCE
- a CDS encoding NUDIX domain-containing protein produces the protein MASDSLPTREMPQAYTGQVRLRVCGLLVHNDTLLLTAHRGLLPDSKPFWSPPGGGWQFGETIQECLRREFREETGLEVTVGRFLHLHEHQSNGLQALELFFEVTALDPTAVPRLGSDPEHSADEQLLLELAYVSPRQLVVLPALQVHPVLRQIISTDDVFIPQIRFQQ
- a CDS encoding DUF4126 domain-containing protein, encoding MLPQEYVLSGALGLALAACSGFRVFVPLLAASLAYRTGLLDPSAGFAWLGSWAAVGALGTATVAEILGYYFPVVDNVLDTITTPASFIAGTVLMTAALPDLDPVVRWGLGVLVGGGTAGMVQTGTALLRAGSTAATGGLGNPVLATAENTLAILGSALALLLPVLTAALMLGLVVYIATRLRRWRQRRAQRRGSASALAKG
- a CDS encoding PaaI family thioesterase, with product MNSSALSAAPAATPDDSLETRIRRKLTRQHFMHLIGADLTRIEPGRIEAEVTLQQQHQQHSGFAHGGLVATMADLVAGFAALTLVPDGTDVVTVELKTSYLHPGVGQKLRAVGWVLKAGRRLHFCESEVWCDDKLIAKASATMAVVEPQG
- a CDS encoding ATP-dependent DNA helicase, which codes for MLSLRTPSVRDYFPYEPTQDQATLFQKLDVFLKDDLPGRKAFVLRGYAGTGKTTVVSALVQWLHKLGRKYVLMAPTGRAAKVMSGYAGVPASTIHKKIYRQTSGSPSQNLSFQRQPNRAQDTLFIVDEASMISDEKSFGETGLLDDLLNYVFEKPSNRLLLIGDTAQLPPVGQLLSPALDPELLRHRFRATVDGVELRQVMRQAEQSGILMNATVLREELREEKPNILFHTRGYPDLFQMGGDKLEDGLRWAYKNFGHENTTIICRSNKNANQYNQMIRRVLFEAEDEIESGDYLMVVRNNYFWLPKDSEMGFLANGDFVQVVKIIRLTEEFGFRFADARVRLVDYPDEPDMEIKLLLDTLHTESPALPADRSKELYEAVGKDYDHLTTKKDKTAALRKDPFLNALQVKFAYALTCHKAQGGQWQAVFVDHGFLKEDMVNSEFARWLYTAVTRASEKLFLLNFNPKLLAENPE
- a CDS encoding DUF1573 domain-containing protein, which codes for MKKALVLALSLTCAGFAAQAQTAAVKPANAQTKVAGPQIQFDEMKYDFGTAKQGDVVKHVFKFKNIGTQPLVISNIGVSCGCTTPEWTKDPIMPGKTGSITANFNTAGKMGIQNKVLTVESNSAGGNAMVSVVGEVKEGNATPTMTVEKVESTVGADKVKVKADDTKLKAKAKKS
- a CDS encoding DUF423 domain-containing protein, with the translated sequence MTAKIILQLAALLGALGVAIGAFGAHGLRPMLEASGRFDTFETAVRYQFYHALALLAVGILLQVRPELRLLSTTAWLWLGGVLLFSGSLYTLCFTGITKLGAVAPIGGLLLIAGWISVLLAARQL
- a CDS encoding YggS family pyridoxal phosphate-dependent enzyme — translated: MSISDNLRFFQQQLEGTNCRLVTVTKTHPVEKLQEAYDAGARLFGENKVQEMAAKQPELPADIEWHLIGHLQTNKVKYIAPFVHTIQSVDSLKLLLEIEKQAAKHNRIIKGLLQFHIAAEETKTGLSLPEAEEILQSGAFRDLRHVRLTGVMGIATNTTDEARLRQEFRELRGHFEHLKARYFSDAADFCEISMGMSSDYRLAIEEGSTLIRVGSAIFGARNYQSAS